The following proteins come from a genomic window of Lycium ferocissimum isolate CSIRO_LF1 chromosome 4, AGI_CSIRO_Lferr_CH_V1, whole genome shotgun sequence:
- the LOC132054319 gene encoding uncharacterized protein LOC132054319 — MSGFAKYLKELLIKKRLIKHDTVCLTHRVSSIISTTSVQKKEDPGAFTIPCSVGHHDFARALCDNRASISLMSLAIYKQSRLGIPRPTTMRLQMADRSIKRPVGVVDDVLVRVGEFLLPADFIILDCSVDRDIPIILGRPFLATGRALMDSEKNEIKFRVNDEEVTFQASKGMKLSSAYESILVIDAIDVIDEAIEFKIEEECLGEALASILVNLDCNDMEGYVETVNSLVGLGSYSYQPKKQDLDLENRKTPPAKPSIIEPPKLELKQFPSHLRYEFLGPDNTLPVIVSALLNNEQMKKLLEIMREYRRAIGWTIADIRGIPAVVCEHKIQLEKDRTPSVEHRWRLNPPMQEVVKKEIIKWLDVGVVYPIADSKWRCEDPNLVLKWEKCHFMVKEGIVLDHKISKKGIEVDQAKIDVIAKLPPPISAFDELKERLTFDPIIVSPDWSLPFELMCDASGFVVGAVFGQRNNKIVHPIYYASKILNAAQMNYTITEQELLAIVFAFEKFRAYLLGSKVVVYTDHATLRYLMVKKNAKPRLI, encoded by the exons ATGTCGGGTTTTGCAAAATATTTGAAGGAGCTGTTGATAAAGAAGAGACTGATCAAGCACGACACTGTGTGTTTGACTCATCGTGTTAGTTCTATCATATCTACAACCAGTGTTCAGAAGAAAGAAGATCCAGGGGCCTTTACTATTCCATGTTCTGTTGGTcaccatgattttgctcgtgcttTATGTGATAATAGGGCTAGCATTAGCCTCATGTCGCTTGCTATCTATAAGCAATCGAGGTTGGGAATACCCAGGCCTACCACCATGCGACTACAGATGGCTGATAGATCTATAAAGAGGCCAGTTGGGGTTGTTGATGATGTGCTTGTTCGGGTTGGCGAATTCCTTCTGCCGGCAGATTTCATAATTCTTGATTGTTCTGTTGATCGAGATATCCCTATTATTCTAGGGAGACCTTTCCTTGCCACGGGAAGGGCTCTTATGGATTCAGAGAAGAACGAGATCAAGTTTCGTGTTAATGATGAAGAGGTGACTTTTCAGGCTAGCAAGGGAATGAAGCTATCGAGTGCTTACGAAagcattttggttattgatgcTATTGATGTGATAGATGAGGCTATTGAATTTAAAATAGAAGAAGAATGTTTGGGTGAGGCTCTAGCATCTATATTGGTGAACCTCGATTGTAATGATATGGAAGGTTACGTGGAGACTGTTAATTCTCTTGTTGGGTTGGGTTCCTACTCTTACCAACCAAAGAAGCAAGATCTTGATCTTGAGAACAGAAAGACTCCTCCAGCAAAGCCATCTATTATAGAGCCACCTAAGCTTGAGCTTAAGCAGTTTCCTTCACATCTAAGGTATGAGTTTCTGGGTCCGGATAATACTTTGCCAGTGATTGTGTCTGCATTATTGAATAATGAGCAAATGAAGAAGTTGTTAGAGATTATGAGAGAGTATAGACGTGCAATTGGGTGGACCATTGCTGACATTCGGGGTATTCCTGCTGTTGTTTGTGAGCACAAAATTCAACTCGAGAAGGATAGGACACCGAGCGTTGAACATCGGTGGAGATTGAATCCACCCATGCAAGAGGTGGTCAAGAAAGAGATCATCAAGTGGTTAGATGTTGGAGTTGTTTATCCTATTGCAgatagtaaatgg AGATGTGAGGACCCTAATCTTGTGCTTAAATGGGAGAAGTGCcattttatggtgaaggaagggatcgtcctCGATCACAAAATCTCTAAGAAAGGGATTGAGGTTGATCAAGCTAAAATAGATGTCATTGCCAAGCTTCCTCCACCCATCTCT GCGTTTGATGAGTTGAAGGAGCGTCTTACTTTTGATCCTATTATTGTTTCACCAGATTGGTCACTACCATTCGAGCTGATGTGTGATGCGAGTGGTTTTGTAGTTGGTGCAGTGTTTGGTCAAAGGAATAATAAGATCGTGCACCCAATTTACTATGCCAGCAAAATACTCAATGCGGCGCAGATGAATTATACTATTACTGAGCAAGAGTTGCTTGCTATAGTCTTTGCATTCGAGAAATTCAGGGCCTATCTTTTGGGGTCCAAAGTGGTTGTATACACTGATCATGCAACATTGAGGTATTTGATGgttaaaaaaaatgcaaaaccACGATTGATTTGA